The following are encoded in a window of Pseudomonas sp. St316 genomic DNA:
- a CDS encoding MFS transporter, with protein sequence MSANNGRLPMIGLLALSTTAFLTILTETMPAAVLPAMAESLEQPPAGIGLLVSIYALASAAAAIPIVALTRGLPRKSLYIMLVLSFALANGVTAISTSYTVTVVSRVIAGLAAGVVWPVICGYAIRLVDRKDMGRAVAITLAGSTVAMVAGLPLGSMLGSLLGWRFSYGLLSLLALLVIVWVLLVVPSMPGEQRKEGTSIRDVIRTPGLRVILVSAFCAILAHYTLYTYMAPLAEKTRLSGGTAQGLFLFGTGAILGVLIAGRFVDTRLRLIATTALTCTAVTMVVLIAAPYQMIASAAIFVWGASFGGMPTVFQSATGRVAEDNAELATAILTTIYNLGIFGGGAVGGLLLSYFGTVSLSGFALLIVSASHVVVMGGRRHAFPRQ encoded by the coding sequence ATGAGTGCCAATAATGGTCGCCTGCCTATGATCGGGCTACTTGCCCTGTCCACTACAGCGTTTCTCACCATTTTGACCGAGACGATGCCGGCAGCGGTTCTGCCTGCGATGGCGGAGAGCCTTGAACAGCCCCCCGCTGGTATCGGTTTATTGGTTTCCATCTATGCATTGGCCTCCGCTGCGGCCGCAATCCCCATTGTGGCGCTCACTCGAGGTCTGCCTCGAAAATCGTTGTACATCATGCTCGTGCTGAGTTTTGCACTGGCTAATGGCGTCACCGCCATCTCGACGTCTTATACGGTGACGGTCGTATCGCGAGTGATAGCGGGGCTCGCCGCAGGAGTCGTCTGGCCAGTCATCTGCGGTTATGCCATCCGCTTGGTCGATCGCAAAGACATGGGACGGGCCGTCGCGATTACCCTGGCTGGGAGTACCGTGGCCATGGTCGCCGGTTTGCCACTGGGTAGCATGCTGGGCTCATTGCTTGGATGGCGTTTCAGCTATGGACTGCTTTCGCTGCTCGCGCTGCTTGTCATCGTTTGGGTTTTGCTGGTCGTGCCGTCCATGCCGGGTGAACAGCGCAAGGAGGGCACTTCGATTCGTGACGTCATTCGCACCCCGGGGCTGAGAGTGATCTTGGTGTCGGCTTTTTGCGCGATCCTGGCTCATTACACGCTGTACACCTACATGGCGCCGCTCGCGGAAAAAACCAGGCTGTCAGGCGGGACCGCTCAGGGCCTGTTTCTGTTCGGTACGGGCGCCATCCTGGGCGTACTGATTGCTGGACGTTTCGTCGATACAAGGCTGCGGCTCATAGCGACCACCGCGTTAACCTGCACGGCTGTGACGATGGTTGTGCTGATAGCGGCTCCGTATCAAATGATCGCTTCGGCTGCGATATTTGTGTGGGGGGCTTCGTTCGGTGGCATGCCGACCGTTTTCCAATCAGCGACGGGCCGGGTGGCAGAAGATAATGCGGAGCTGGCAACGGCGATATTGACGACTATCTACAACTTGGGGATTTTTGGCGGAGGTGCCGTAGGTGGTCTGCTCCTAAGCTACTTCGGGACAGTAAGTCTCTCGGGGTTTGCGCTGCTCATCGTTAGCGCTTCCCACGTGGTGGTCATGGGCGGGAGGCGTCACGCCTTTCCGCGGCAGTAA
- a CDS encoding antibiotic biosynthesis monooxygenase family protein, which yields MNIAAVNTLEIRVIEEVDQYFEQRLKAYAETFEKVHGCLGYSVIRSSRDPGLWVFSGYWSAASMMTEHFESESMTALVNHLVTSCSNLTFASFTPQIGRGPHDEA from the coding sequence ATGAATATCGCCGCAGTTAATACCTTGGAGATTCGAGTGATCGAAGAGGTTGACCAATACTTTGAACAGCGTTTAAAGGCGTACGCGGAGACTTTTGAAAAAGTACACGGATGCCTGGGCTATAGCGTGATTCGCAGCTCCCGCGATCCTGGTTTGTGGGTCTTCAGTGGCTACTGGAGCGCGGCATCGATGATGACTGAGCACTTTGAGAGTGAGTCGATGACGGCGTTGGTCAATCATTTGGTAACGTCATGTTCCAACCTGACGTTTGCCAGTTTCACGCCCCAAATCGGAAGGGGACCGCACGATGAAGCTTGA
- a CDS encoding AbrB family transcriptional regulator: MSSSARFSLHAYPAPFKWLALALVAGAAGQLLKFLGVPAGQFLGPMMVAIVFGTFGAGIQLHPYAFKLGQGCVGILAAHSMTLAVLLSMAQSWPMMLLATAATVCLSALVGLALVWAGIPASTAAWGTAPGAASAMVSMADEYGADSRVVATMQYVRVVCVVMIGALVSHWVGAPTGGETHVTNVEPQSFGLLNLGLTIATLLAGVALGNRVPAGALLMPLLLGGALQISGLLHIALPDWLLATAYGALGCYVGLRFDRPTIGYVWRRLPAMIMGATLLIALCALSAWLLASISDRDFLSIYLATSPGGLDTMAIIAVDTHSDVGLVLAMQTLRLFAVILTGAFVARLIIRLSEHRQITS, from the coding sequence TTGTCTTCTTCTGCCAGATTTTCTCTACATGCCTACCCCGCGCCATTCAAATGGTTGGCGCTTGCGCTAGTGGCTGGAGCAGCCGGTCAGTTGCTGAAGTTTCTAGGGGTGCCAGCCGGCCAGTTCCTGGGGCCGATGATGGTCGCCATCGTATTTGGAACGTTCGGTGCGGGCATACAGCTCCATCCCTACGCCTTCAAGCTGGGCCAAGGTTGTGTAGGCATTCTGGCGGCCCATTCCATGACGCTGGCAGTGCTTCTCTCGATGGCCCAGTCCTGGCCGATGATGCTGCTGGCAACCGCCGCAACGGTTTGCCTCAGTGCTCTGGTCGGGCTCGCCTTGGTATGGGCAGGCATTCCGGCCAGCACCGCCGCATGGGGAACGGCTCCAGGCGCTGCCTCGGCGATGGTCTCGATGGCGGATGAGTACGGTGCCGATTCGCGAGTGGTCGCCACCATGCAATACGTGCGAGTCGTGTGCGTGGTGATGATCGGCGCACTGGTGAGCCACTGGGTCGGGGCACCGACAGGCGGCGAAACGCACGTGACAAACGTCGAGCCGCAAAGCTTCGGACTACTTAATCTAGGCCTGACCATCGCCACGCTGCTTGCTGGTGTTGCACTGGGCAATCGAGTGCCCGCCGGGGCGCTGTTGATGCCGTTGCTGCTGGGTGGCGCCTTGCAAATCAGCGGCCTGTTGCACATCGCGCTGCCCGACTGGCTCCTCGCTACTGCTTATGGCGCGCTGGGTTGCTACGTCGGCTTGCGCTTTGACCGCCCAACGATTGGGTACGTCTGGCGGCGCCTGCCGGCGATGATAATGGGGGCGACGCTTTTGATCGCGCTGTGCGCACTATCTGCCTGGCTATTGGCATCAATATCGGACAGGGACTTCCTCTCGATTTACCTGGCCACCAGCCCGGGCGGGCTCGACACGATGGCGATCATCGCGGTGGACACGCATTCCGACGTGGGACTGGTGCTGGCAATGCAGACCCTGCGGTTGTTTGCGGTCATCCTGACAGGGGCTTTTGTGGCACGGCTGATCATTCGTTTGTCTGAGCACCGTCAGATAACGTCATAG
- a CDS encoding alpha/beta hydrolase: MKKLFFTLALLASSFTAMAADMSNGANNFFKSDKVTEQKVSFNNQYRMKVVGNLYVPKNLNKANKSPAIVIGHPMGAVKEQSSNLYAQKLAEQGFVTLAIDQSFWGESEGQPRNAVAPDIYSEAFSAAVDYLGTQSYIDRNRIGVLGICGSGSFVISAAKIDPRMKAIATVSMYDMGAANRDALKHSQTLEQRKQIIAEAAEQRYVEFTGGETKYTGGTVHKLDANTHPIQREFFDFYRTPRGEFTPAGSSPEVTTHPTLTSNVKFMNFYPFNDIASISPRPMLFIAGSEAHSLEFSQEAFKLAGEPKELFIVPGAGHVDLYDRVNLIPFDKLTSFFRTNLK, translated from the coding sequence ATGAAGAAATTATTTTTTACGCTGGCCCTGCTGGCCAGTTCGTTTACTGCGATGGCAGCCGATATGTCCAACGGCGCGAACAACTTTTTCAAGAGTGATAAGGTGACTGAGCAGAAGGTATCCTTCAATAATCAGTACCGAATGAAAGTCGTCGGGAACCTGTATGTCCCGAAAAATTTGAATAAGGCCAATAAAAGCCCTGCGATTGTCATTGGCCACCCGATGGGGGCGGTCAAAGAGCAAAGCTCAAATCTTTACGCTCAGAAACTCGCTGAACAAGGCTTTGTGACCCTTGCGATCGATCAATCGTTCTGGGGCGAAAGCGAGGGGCAACCGCGTAACGCCGTGGCGCCGGATATTTACTCCGAAGCGTTCAGCGCAGCGGTCGATTACCTTGGAACCCAGTCGTATATCGATCGCAACCGCATCGGCGTTCTCGGTATCTGTGGCAGCGGCAGTTTTGTCATCAGTGCGGCAAAAATCGACCCTCGGATGAAGGCGATTGCCACCGTCAGTATGTATGACATGGGCGCAGCCAACCGCGATGCGCTCAAGCACTCGCAAACACTTGAACAGCGCAAGCAGATCATCGCAGAGGCGGCTGAGCAGCGTTATGTAGAATTCACGGGTGGAGAAACCAAGTACACCGGCGGTACCGTGCATAAACTGGACGCGAACACCCATCCCATCCAGCGCGAATTCTTCGATTTCTATCGCACGCCTCGTGGTGAGTTCACCCCGGCCGGGTCTTCGCCTGAAGTGACGACGCATCCAACGCTGACCAGCAACGTGAAGTTCATGAACTTCTATCCGTTCAACGATATTGCGTCGATTTCGCCTCGTCCTATGCTGTTCATCGCAGGCTCTGAAGCACACTCGCTGGAGTTCAGCCAAGAAGCCTTCAAGCTGGCGGGTGAGCCTAAGGAATTGTTCATCGTGCCAGGCGCGGGTCACGTGGACTTGTATGATCGGGTGAACCTGATTCCGTTCGACAAGCTGACTTCTTTCTTCCGAACCAACCTGAAGTAA
- a CDS encoding LysR family transcriptional regulator, which yields MKLDESLFTAIDLNALFILLVVYRERGVTRAAERLNVKQPAVSNTLAKLRVHFKDPLFIRRSRTLVPTAKANEIVRGLAPALMRIQDVIRPLEG from the coding sequence ATGAAGCTTGATGAATCGCTATTTACGGCGATCGATCTCAATGCCTTGTTCATTCTCTTGGTGGTCTATCGCGAGCGAGGCGTGACGCGGGCAGCCGAACGACTGAACGTAAAGCAGCCAGCGGTGAGCAATACGCTGGCGAAGCTGCGCGTCCACTTTAAAGACCCCTTGTTTATCCGACGTTCCAGGACGCTGGTGCCCACGGCCAAGGCCAACGAAATCGTACGGGGGTTGGCGCCGGCATTGATGAGGATCCAGGACGTTATACGCCCCTTGGAAGGATGA
- a CDS encoding LysR family transcriptional regulator: protein MDLRDLAYFEVIAELGHLGRAAQKLNRSQPALTKSIQRLEESLGARLFERDGRRIKLTAVGELLKVRGKQLQQSVAETQREIRDVANGVMGNIRLGCAASMADHLLPHLTATLLSRAPQITLNLVIGQDDLLRESLFSGRLDMVICPQYEADPLLEFHALFDDEAVVVASRNHPLFSAGYELRDLCQYRWVLPATAVPARRWIDNAFQSRDLPLPQVQIETTSISLLPRLIGETNLLSFLARETLEDVKGVTHLREIKLKETTMKRTIVVFVRTGAYLSPAAQVLLNVLKDDAPLLLR, encoded by the coding sequence ATGGACCTGCGTGACCTTGCCTATTTTGAAGTCATCGCCGAGCTGGGCCATCTGGGCAGGGCCGCACAAAAGCTCAACCGCAGTCAGCCGGCGCTGACTAAAAGCATCCAACGACTTGAGGAGTCGCTAGGTGCCCGGCTGTTCGAACGCGACGGGCGTCGGATCAAGCTGACGGCAGTGGGGGAGTTGCTGAAGGTGCGTGGCAAACAGTTGCAGCAGAGCGTTGCCGAAACCCAGCGAGAGATACGTGATGTTGCCAACGGGGTAATGGGCAATATTCGCCTGGGCTGCGCTGCTTCCATGGCTGATCACCTGCTTCCGCACCTCACCGCGACTCTGCTTTCACGTGCGCCGCAGATCACCTTGAACCTGGTGATTGGGCAGGACGATTTACTGCGCGAATCACTTTTTTCCGGGCGGCTGGACATGGTGATCTGCCCGCAGTACGAAGCAGATCCTTTGTTGGAATTTCATGCGTTGTTTGACGATGAGGCAGTAGTGGTCGCCAGCCGCAACCATCCGTTGTTTAGCGCAGGTTATGAGTTGCGCGATTTGTGCCAGTACCGTTGGGTGCTGCCTGCCACCGCCGTGCCGGCCCGACGCTGGATAGACAATGCATTTCAGTCCAGAGACCTGCCTTTGCCTCAAGTACAGATCGAAACGACTTCGATCTCCTTGCTGCCACGCCTGATTGGTGAAACCAACCTGCTCAGCTTTCTGGCCCGGGAGACTCTCGAAGACGTAAAGGGTGTGACGCACCTTCGGGAGATCAAGCTCAAGGAAACCACAATGAAACGCACGATTGTCGTTTTCGTGCGAACCGGCGCCTATTTGTCGCCAGCGGCGCAAGTACTGCTGAATGTGCTTAAAGACGATGCACCGCTGTTATTGAGGTAG
- a CDS encoding rubredoxin: MSEGEFKIWQCILCGFMYDEAEGIPQEGIPAGTRWEDVPQDWICPECSATKLDFEMVEI; the protein is encoded by the coding sequence TTGTCCGAGGGCGAATTCAAAATTTGGCAATGCATTTTATGCGGTTTCATGTATGACGAAGCCGAAGGTATTCCGCAAGAGGGCATACCTGCTGGAACTCGGTGGGAAGATGTTCCCCAGGATTGGATTTGCCCTGAGTGTTCGGCGACGAAGCTGGACTTCGAGATGGTCGAGATTTGA
- a CDS encoding 3-hydroxyacyl-CoA dehydrogenase NAD-binding domain-containing protein, whose amino-acid sequence MSESLMVSYEVEGVVAVITVNNPPVNALTPEMRGSIIDAVAHANADPAVAAIVLMGGGQNFIAGADIRQFGKARTITTRMSAAALDASAKPTVAAIHGYALGGGLEHALACHYRIALPEAKLGLPEVALGLIPGGGGTQRLPRLVGAAVATDLLVSSRHVHAAEALKIALISQIVPGTQSQELRDAAVSYAKAVAHAQPQRVRDLVLEPVDATTMDVLQAARREAAKKSPHNKAPQYAIDCIEAAFSLPFDEALEVESRLFSELEGSDVAKALRYAFFAEREAAKVPDAPPGFKPAGVTSAAVIGAGTMGAGIAICFADAGIVVKLLEASAEALDRGLQRIRDIYAVKVKRGRMTVQEMDACLQFVQPVSHYEEIGDCDVVVEAVFERIDLKKDVFTKLDAVMKPGALLLTNSSAIDINVMANMTGRPQSVAGAHFFAPANAMKLCEIVKGDQTSIETVVRAMKMGRDLKKVCAVSGTCDGFAANRSRAPLVTEMMLLLEEGARPEQIDRVMVEFGYPMGPFAVSDLSGLDVSYDTRKRRAAADPQYRKLHVPDRMVELGRKGQKNGAGWYRYEEGDRTPRHDEEVMRIIATVAHELGTPQRTFTDSEILRRLLFASINEACKILDEGKAYRASDIDVMWLYGFGFPRHRGGLLYWADTIGATEIHLQVQQWHEQYGRRWAPSPLLSKAANEGLSLRELKSVI is encoded by the coding sequence ATGAGTGAAAGCCTGATGGTCAGTTACGAAGTCGAAGGCGTTGTGGCCGTAATCACAGTCAACAATCCGCCCGTCAACGCCCTGACTCCCGAGATGAGAGGGAGCATCATTGACGCCGTTGCCCATGCGAACGCCGACCCGGCTGTCGCGGCGATCGTGTTGATGGGGGGCGGTCAGAATTTCATCGCGGGTGCTGATATTCGACAGTTCGGCAAGGCGAGAACAATCACTACCCGCATGAGCGCCGCGGCACTTGACGCCAGCGCCAAGCCGACTGTCGCGGCTATTCATGGATATGCGCTGGGAGGCGGTCTCGAGCACGCCCTCGCTTGCCATTACCGGATTGCATTGCCCGAAGCCAAGCTCGGATTGCCCGAGGTCGCTCTCGGGTTGATACCAGGAGGCGGCGGTACGCAGCGCTTGCCGAGGCTGGTCGGGGCTGCCGTAGCCACCGATTTGCTCGTCTCAAGCCGCCATGTCCATGCCGCCGAAGCATTGAAGATCGCGCTTATCTCCCAGATTGTTCCAGGAACACAAAGCCAAGAGCTTCGTGATGCCGCCGTAAGCTATGCAAAGGCCGTGGCGCACGCTCAACCGCAGCGCGTACGCGATTTGGTGCTCGAACCGGTGGATGCGACAACCATGGATGTGCTGCAAGCGGCACGCCGCGAAGCAGCCAAAAAGTCTCCTCACAACAAGGCGCCACAGTACGCGATCGATTGTATCGAAGCAGCTTTCAGCCTGCCGTTTGATGAGGCTCTAGAGGTTGAGAGTCGCTTGTTTTCTGAGCTGGAGGGTTCTGATGTTGCCAAGGCACTTCGCTATGCATTTTTTGCCGAGCGTGAGGCTGCCAAGGTTCCGGATGCGCCCCCGGGTTTCAAGCCTGCTGGTGTGACGTCCGCTGCTGTGATTGGCGCGGGAACGATGGGCGCCGGTATTGCCATTTGCTTCGCTGATGCAGGCATTGTGGTGAAACTCCTGGAAGCGAGTGCCGAAGCACTGGACAGGGGCCTGCAGCGCATACGTGACATCTACGCCGTAAAGGTCAAGCGCGGACGAATGACTGTGCAAGAAATGGATGCATGCCTTCAGTTTGTCCAGCCTGTCTCCCATTACGAAGAGATCGGCGACTGTGATGTCGTGGTTGAAGCGGTGTTTGAACGGATAGATCTGAAGAAGGATGTGTTCACCAAACTTGATGCGGTGATGAAGCCGGGCGCGCTGTTGCTAACGAACTCTTCCGCGATTGATATCAACGTCATGGCCAACATGACAGGCCGGCCTCAGAGTGTCGCCGGCGCTCATTTCTTCGCTCCCGCGAACGCGATGAAACTGTGCGAAATCGTGAAGGGTGATCAAACCTCGATCGAGACAGTTGTGCGGGCCATGAAGATGGGCCGCGATCTTAAAAAAGTCTGTGCGGTCTCCGGGACGTGCGATGGCTTCGCGGCAAATCGCAGTCGCGCGCCGCTGGTCACGGAAATGATGCTACTGCTTGAGGAGGGAGCACGCCCTGAGCAGATCGACAGGGTCATGGTTGAGTTTGGCTATCCGATGGGACCGTTCGCAGTGAGCGATCTGTCCGGTCTCGATGTCAGCTATGACACGCGCAAGCGTCGCGCGGCAGCTGACCCTCAATACAGGAAGCTCCATGTCCCGGATAGGATGGTCGAGCTGGGCCGCAAGGGCCAGAAAAATGGGGCCGGGTGGTATCGCTATGAAGAAGGTGACCGCACACCTCGTCACGATGAAGAAGTGATGCGGATCATCGCGACCGTCGCCCATGAGCTTGGCACGCCTCAGCGTACCTTTACCGACAGTGAAATCCTCAGACGTCTGTTATTCGCCTCGATCAACGAGGCCTGCAAGATCCTGGATGAAGGCAAGGCATATCGAGCCAGTGACATTGATGTCATGTGGTTGTACGGCTTTGGATTTCCTCGCCATCGAGGAGGGCTGCTGTACTGGGCCGACACGATCGGGGCCACGGAAATCCATCTGCAAGTGCAGCAATGGCATGAGCAATACGGCAGGCGTTGGGCACCTAGTCCGCTGCTGTCGAAAGCGGCCAATGAAGGGCTGTCCCTGAGAGAGCTGAAATCAGTCATATGA
- a CDS encoding NAD-dependent succinate-semialdehyde dehydrogenase → MSIETNNNVIADADHPRVGLFIDGEWIFDRPSCFEVLDPSTEASLTSVPGATTADLKRVLAAAERGFKIWRDTPPAERNIIISRAIAGVRSRSEEIAQIITRENGKLIADARAEVERSASFFDWDMAQALRAYGTIVPGEAQMQKSILRQPIGPVAAFTPWNVPLSAPSRKISGALCAGCSIILKAPEETPGAAVAMVQCFERAGLPKGVLNLVFGNPALVSSTLIESPVTRMVTLTGSVAVGKHLSQLAGAAMKPVLMELGGHAPVIVCEGVNAAEIGKMALKSKIRINAQWCAAPGRFLVHESIYDEFVAAFVATADQVRVADGMDTNADMGPVTSGRRLAAMQHFVDDALGRGGKVAVGGHRVGERGYYFAPTLLVDTPLDCAIMTDEPFGPVAVAVRFSTLDEAIEISNSLSVGLAAFAFTNSLEEAERLSRELDVGVLSINHFGAPDPDTPFGGVKDSGIGREGGPWSLDSYMVSKTVLQKTARV, encoded by the coding sequence ATGTCCATTGAAACCAATAATAATGTCATCGCCGACGCTGACCATCCGCGCGTAGGCCTCTTCATCGACGGTGAGTGGATTTTCGACCGCCCCTCTTGCTTTGAAGTGTTGGACCCCAGCACCGAAGCATCGCTCACCAGCGTTCCCGGGGCCACGACCGCTGACCTGAAACGCGTGTTGGCCGCCGCTGAGCGGGGGTTCAAAATCTGGCGGGACACACCACCGGCTGAGCGTAATATCATCATCAGTCGTGCCATCGCAGGCGTGCGTTCACGTTCCGAAGAAATCGCGCAGATCATCACCCGAGAGAACGGCAAATTAATTGCAGATGCGCGTGCGGAGGTGGAGCGTTCGGCGAGCTTCTTCGATTGGGACATGGCACAGGCCCTGCGAGCCTACGGGACCATCGTTCCGGGCGAAGCCCAAATGCAGAAATCGATTCTTCGTCAGCCAATTGGTCCAGTCGCAGCGTTCACCCCATGGAATGTGCCGCTAAGCGCACCGTCGCGAAAAATCAGCGGTGCACTGTGCGCCGGGTGCTCCATAATTTTGAAAGCCCCAGAAGAAACCCCTGGCGCTGCAGTAGCCATGGTTCAGTGCTTCGAGCGAGCCGGTTTGCCTAAGGGCGTATTGAATCTGGTGTTTGGCAACCCGGCGCTAGTGTCTTCGACCCTGATCGAGTCGCCAGTGACCCGCATGGTGACCTTGACGGGGTCGGTGGCAGTCGGCAAGCACTTGAGCCAACTGGCGGGTGCGGCCATGAAGCCGGTGCTGATGGAGCTCGGCGGCCATGCCCCGGTCATCGTTTGCGAAGGGGTCAATGCCGCGGAAATCGGCAAGATGGCACTCAAGAGCAAAATTCGGATCAACGCTCAGTGGTGCGCTGCGCCAGGTCGCTTCCTGGTACACGAGAGTATCTACGACGAATTCGTAGCGGCGTTTGTGGCAACCGCCGATCAGGTACGTGTGGCCGACGGCATGGATACGAACGCTGACATGGGGCCGGTTACCAGTGGCCGGCGTCTCGCCGCGATGCAGCATTTTGTCGATGACGCATTGGGCCGTGGCGGCAAGGTTGCCGTGGGCGGGCATCGCGTGGGTGAGCGTGGCTATTATTTTGCCCCGACGCTGCTGGTCGACACCCCGCTGGATTGCGCCATCATGACCGATGAGCCTTTTGGTCCGGTCGCTGTCGCGGTTCGTTTCTCGACCCTTGATGAGGCCATCGAGATTTCCAACAGTCTATCCGTGGGCTTGGCTGCTTTTGCGTTCACCAATTCACTTGAAGAAGCTGAACGACTGAGTCGTGAGCTGGATGTAGGGGTCCTGTCTATCAACCATTTCGGTGCGCCGGATCCTGATACACCGTTTGGCGGTGTGAAGGACAGTGGTATTGGAAGAGAAGGAGGGCCCTGGAGCCTGGACTCGTACATGGTCAGCAAGACCGTGCTACAGAAAACTGCTCGCGTCTGA
- a CDS encoding thiolase domain-containing protein — protein sequence MAQLHAEAAKGAIEDAGLSKDDIDGYFCAGDAPGGNVWSMANYLNLDKLRHVDSTDMGGCSYLAHIAHAAESIAAGRCNVALITLAGRPNSEGISGIQARVRGVNLPDAPFEMPYNPVTLNLYAMCAMRHMHEYGTTSEQLAWVKVAASHHAQHNPLAMLRKVVSVEDVLASPMISDPLRRLDSCVVSDGGGAVIVARPEIAKALNRPRIRILGCGESTKHQMGGHLDLSYTGAAWTGPRAFEEAGVTPADIQYASIYDSFTITVILQLEDLGFCKKGEGGKFVSDGNLISGIGKLPFNTDGGGLCNNHPANRGGITKIIEAVRQLRGEAHPKVQVPNCSLALATGIGGAIGHRHGAATVIMERE from the coding sequence GTGGCACAGCTACATGCGGAGGCGGCGAAAGGGGCAATTGAGGACGCGGGATTAAGCAAAGATGACATCGACGGATATTTTTGCGCGGGCGATGCACCCGGCGGGAATGTATGGTCGATGGCCAACTACCTGAATCTGGACAAGCTGAGGCATGTCGATTCGACCGATATGGGAGGATGCTCTTATCTCGCCCATATCGCCCACGCTGCAGAATCAATAGCAGCGGGCAGATGCAACGTGGCGCTGATTACACTGGCCGGCCGCCCCAACTCTGAAGGTATCTCTGGGATACAGGCGCGCGTACGAGGCGTCAATCTACCGGACGCGCCATTCGAGATGCCCTATAACCCAGTCACGTTGAACCTCTATGCCATGTGTGCGATGCGCCACATGCATGAGTACGGCACAACCAGCGAGCAACTGGCGTGGGTCAAGGTCGCCGCCTCTCACCATGCGCAACACAACCCTCTGGCGATGTTGCGCAAAGTGGTCTCGGTCGAAGATGTATTGGCATCGCCGATGATTTCCGACCCCCTGCGGCGTCTCGATTCCTGCGTCGTGAGCGACGGCGGCGGCGCAGTTATCGTTGCCCGCCCGGAGATTGCGAAGGCCCTCAACAGACCACGGATACGGATACTTGGCTGTGGTGAATCCACAAAACACCAGATGGGTGGACACCTCGACTTGAGCTATACCGGAGCCGCGTGGACCGGCCCTCGAGCTTTCGAAGAGGCGGGTGTGACGCCGGCCGACATCCAGTACGCCTCCATCTATGACAGTTTCACCATCACCGTCATCCTGCAACTTGAAGACCTGGGATTCTGCAAAAAAGGCGAAGGCGGAAAATTCGTGTCGGACGGCAACCTTATTTCGGGCATCGGCAAGTTGCCGTTCAACACCGATGGCGGCGGCCTGTGCAATAACCATCCCGCCAATCGCGGTGGGATCACAAAAATAATCGAAGCCGTACGACAGCTTCGAGGCGAGGCTCATCCAAAGGTGCAAGTTCCCAACTGTTCGCTAGCCCTCGCCACCGGCATCGGCGGCGCGATAGGTCATCGGCACGGTGCAGCCACCGTCATCATGGAAAGGGAGTAA
- a CDS encoding LysR family transcriptional regulator: MQDDILKQSFGGLMAFIAVAREKSFTRAAAHLGLSQSAVSHAVSSLERNLGTRLLARNSRSVSPTEAGERLLATVGPRFEEIDAELLALSELGESPTGTVRITASDHAIRSIISPKLKKFLPKYPGIKVELFADNGLIDIAADRFDAGVRLGEAIAQDMIAVRIGPDMRFTAVATRRYFASSPEPKTPEDLMQHNCINLRLPTHGGLWPWEFGEDGRQLNMRVDGQLIYNSIYDCLDAAIAGLGIAYVPEDIAAPYVKAGHLIPVLKDWCPLWTGLHLYYPSRRQPSGAMALLIAALRHES, from the coding sequence ATGCAAGATGACATCCTTAAGCAATCCTTTGGTGGGTTGATGGCCTTTATTGCCGTCGCCCGGGAAAAGAGTTTTACTCGAGCAGCAGCGCATCTGGGCCTGTCTCAATCCGCGGTCAGCCATGCCGTCAGCTCACTGGAGCGAAATCTGGGCACGCGTTTGCTTGCGCGCAACTCCCGCTCAGTCTCGCCAACGGAAGCAGGTGAACGGTTACTGGCAACTGTCGGTCCCCGCTTCGAAGAGATCGACGCTGAATTACTGGCGTTGTCAGAGCTGGGCGAAAGCCCAACCGGGACCGTACGCATCACCGCATCGGATCATGCCATCCGATCGATCATCTCCCCAAAGTTGAAGAAATTCCTGCCGAAGTACCCTGGGATAAAAGTCGAGCTGTTCGCGGACAATGGGCTTATCGACATCGCAGCAGATCGTTTCGATGCGGGCGTCCGATTGGGTGAGGCGATAGCCCAGGACATGATCGCCGTACGCATCGGTCCTGACATGCGATTCACCGCAGTAGCGACCAGACGCTACTTCGCCAGCAGCCCTGAACCAAAGACGCCCGAAGACTTGATGCAGCACAATTGCATAAACCTGCGTCTTCCTACCCATGGTGGATTGTGGCCTTGGGAGTTCGGGGAAGATGGCCGGCAGTTGAACATGCGGGTTGATGGTCAGCTGATTTACAACAGTATTTATGATTGCCTTGATGCAGCCATTGCAGGCTTGGGTATCGCCTATGTACCTGAAGACATCGCGGCCCCCTATGTCAAGGCCGGCCACCTGATTCCGGTACTGAAAGACTGGTGCCCGCTGTGGACAGGACTTCATCTCTATTACCCAAGCCGTCGGCAACCCTCCGGGGCTATGGCGTTATTAATCGCCGCGTTGCGCCACGAGTCATGA